The Acidobacteriota bacterium genome has a window encoding:
- a CDS encoding spermidine synthase, translated as MVRRGESLSAVLGLFFLSGFTALLYQMVWLKYLVLVFGNTVYATSTLLSVFMGGLALGSFLFGRIADKVRNPLRLYALLEGLIGLFALFSPFLFKGAASLYIPFYRLFNGSGVIFGLSRFLLCALILLPPTILMGGTLPLLSRHLVRRGSHLGFRVGVLYGVNTLGAV; from the coding sequence ATGGTAAGAAGAGGGGAATCGCTTTCGGCTGTGTTAGGGCTATTCTTTCTTTCCGGTTTTACCGCCCTTTTATACCAGATGGTTTGGCTTAAATACCTGGTTCTCGTCTTCGGGAACACCGTTTATGCCACGAGCACCCTTCTTTCCGTGTTTATGGGAGGGCTTGCTTTGGGGAGTTTCCTCTTCGGGCGGATCGCTGATAAAGTGAGAAATCCTCTCAGGCTATATGCCCTTCTCGAAGGGCTGATTGGGCTTTTTGCCCTTTTCTCACCCTTCCTCTTCAAGGGAGCGGCCTCGCTTTACATACCGTTCTATCGTCTATTCAACGGAAGTGGGGTTATCTTTGGTCTTTCCCGATTTCTTCTTTGTGCTCTCATCCTTCTTCCTCCGACCATCCTGATGGGAGGTACCCTTCCTCTCCTTTCCCGTCATCTTGTTAGGCGAGGGTCCCATCTTGGTTTTCGGGTGGGGGTGCTCTACGGGGTGAACACCTTAGGGGCGGT